The nucleotide sequence CCAAAGCAGTTGTAACTCTTAAGGGATTTAGTGCTCTAAATCTTTTATCTCCCTGTTTCTGGTCTttgactttaaaaaacacaacaaagtttTCAGTATTACTAATTTTCCTCAATTTATTTTCCCCAGCTACTTCTGACATCTCAGGTCTTTCACTTGATGCTCCTCTCTTCTGGCTTCCCTTAGCCACCATTTGCCACCCACCTCCCTCAACCCCAGCTCCCCTTCCAGTAGCCATAGGCTACAAAAGTACTCCTTTCCTTACACTACTTCTAAATTTAatagcaaagaaaagaaaaaagtagcTAACCAAAATTTAATCTGAGAAACCACCACTGAATACACAAAACTCCCAGATTCCCTCCAAACCACTTCTCTCAGCATCTGAcgtcacctcctcctccagcaagTGCTCAGCTTCCCGCTGCCATTTTTGCACTGTCTGGGTGCTGCACTTCCCTCACAGTTGAGTTCCACCTTTTTCATTCCATCAACATCACATGCCAGAATTTTCAACAAAGGAAGCGACCAGTAATACACCTTTGAGTTAGATAGGCAGGGAAAACTCTGTGAGTCTATCAGATCTGTTGATTCaactctgttttaatgttgctatAAGTTGTAAAGTgtctttcattcactgtttttaaGTGTTTGGGACCACcgcttcttttttttgcaactgAGTAGTTTTCTTGTGTTTCGCATAAACTGCTGCCATCATTTACGAGATCTCCACTTGGTGCATGGCATAGTTTTGCTGTGATTTGGATGCACCAGTGATTCAAGAGGAAGTTGTGTGACTTCTTAATGTCTCTGCCATATTTTGTCTCAAAAAGTTTTAATCTTTTGAAATGGAGTCAGGCTTTTATGTAAGTCATTGGTATTTGATGAATAACTTACTGGTGCAGCTGCCCTGGTAATTGCAATTATATGTGAGTTGAGAATTGAGTTGGtgagaaaatgttcaaataggATTCTTAATGGTTGACCCAAAGGACAAAAATGAGATCTaatttgtgagaaaaaaaccTCCCATTAGTTCCCAATCCTTAAAATACTGACTACTATACTGTCAGATGGAGGAAAATTGCCGTAATCAAGATAAACATCAGTTGACCAATACTAACACTGACTGagtatatttatgtataaacTTCTCTCTAAATGAgacaacaaaaaatatgttatCAGGGCTATTGGATTGCATTGAGGTTGTTTTTGCATACAGTCGCATGCAGGCTCACCTATATTCAACACTGCAATGTCCATAAGTCAGTGTGCTTTTAACACACAACATCATGCAGTGCCCAGACTGGaagaatattaaataaactaaacttaCCCTCTCTTGGTTCTGGTTCTTTCCCATGGAACCGTGCATAGGGTCTCACATCAACCACCTGGAACTGCTGTGTTGTAATGTTATCTGTAATGTCCCCAAATGACTTCACCCAGGAGCGGTTCATAGTTGCGGTGAAGTGCGTTGGTTCAGGCTTGGTGTGCGCGCCTGTGACTGGATGACCCTCTCTGACCCAGTTCCTAAAACCCCCGTCCAGCACCGACACCTGCGGATGACCAAACAATCGGAACATCCACCAAACCCTTGTGCACGAGAATGCCCCTAAGTCACTGGCGTCGTAAACAACCACATGACTGTCATTTTCAATGCCCAGATTCCCAACATAGTCGGCAAAAAACTCCTCGGTAGGCAGCATATGGTCGAACTGCGAGGTCCTGTCAGAGCACTCGTCAATGTCGAAAAAAGACGCTCCTGGGATATGAGATTGTGTAAATTCCTTCTTGCCGTCTCTTTTCATCATCGGTAGGTACCAGGACGTGTCCAGGACCCGCAGACGGGGACCGACAACATTGCGATTGACCAGGTTTACAAGCCATTTTGCAGAGACAAGTGCCTGAGTTCGCACTCCCATGTTTACACTAGGGTGAACTGCAACTATCCCAAACTAACCTCGGTCTCTTGATGTTCTTTGGTGGATGGCAAACAAGGGGTCGCTGCTTTATCTCCACCAGCTGGCGTGGAGATGGGGAATCTAAATCtaaattcataataataataggcGTAAAGtttctatatgtagaattgtgaaataatttacaagtattaatgttttcttattgAAATGAGTGAACGGgtagtaatgtaatgtaaaattatGAGACCTTCCCCTACTTTTtcggttgtctgtaacagcctgtggaatGATTTCTATGGCCCAATCCCAATGTCCCCCCTTAACCCTAAACCCTGAACCCTTATGGACTTAATTGACGTCACTTGGTAAGTGCTTGAGTGTGAGAGACTGCGAGGGCTGGAAATGGTTTAAATAGGAATGGGACAGCATTTTGCTCCGTCTGCTTTTGCCGCCTTTCCTCCAATGTATGCTTAATTATACTCCTCATCTATATCTTACTAAAGTAGGCCAACTGCCACTACCCTAATAGATTCAGTGATTCAGGCATAAACTAAACAGCTAAAGAGATACCCTTTGAGGGCCTCTGTAACAGCAACTGACCAAACgtataataaaaatagaatatatattttttcaaacagTGTCGACAGACAACCAGAATATCTTTTGAGCTCCTCAGCAGTTCTATCAGTGTGGAGAAGAGTCcagcagaggcagcagaggCCAGTTCAAGCCTCTCAGTACAACTTTTGATCCATGCACAAGACCAGACAGCACCGCTCAAGGACgaaagaggaggatgatgaagctGGACACAGTAAGGACAAGCACATAAAGTCTCTCTTACTGCAACACAggatcatgttttttattttataattttgtcaGGAAATGCCTTTAAGGGGGATTTGTATTAAAGTAGTAAAAATGGTGACTGTACCACTTTGATTGACCTTTTGACatttcacagcaggaaaagcaaaggtgtaaaagatcaaatgaatgatggctgtattccatttagctgcttcagtttcagggtcctggtcttgtgcatgctgactcactgtcacactgtcatgacttactgggacacctgAAAAGAatggagccatcattaatgtcattagtaacacctgtgcttttcctgctatgtcaagtgaaaaaggcctgtggaatttacaatttaaacttaatttttatcttttaacttATGAAATGGAATGGACTAACTCCTggaattactgttttttttgacattggACACATCTCATTATAAGAGAGCCAGGATTCAGTTCAGTCCTCCTGTTTTCCTATACTGAAATAGTGATTGGTGGGTGaaacttaattttaatttcttcaCTATTGTAACAACATTGTCTAGTAGGACTCATTTGGGGTGAATCTAATTTGTATGGGGAGACATTTTAAGGAGTGTGACATGGTGACAATGAGTACTTTCAGACAAGGATCTGTCCATCATGGTCCAGGGGAACTCTTTGAGGAAACAAAAATTGAGGAAGTGAGCTGATGTTAAAGGgtactccagcaatttagtgTGTACCTTCCATATAGTTGTTTGACTTGTGAAAGAAAGATTGAATGAAGAATGgacaaaatcaaagcagcaaaggccgaaatatattttattccaaaaacactggatcctacacttcccaaCTGGGTAGTTTCTTTCATAAGCCCCCTTTGCCTGTTTTACTAactccacacctccagtttgtaacactGGCTTCCTATTATAAAATTGTAGTCTCCAAATCCAAGTGGAGATACTGCTGATGACATCAGGATGACTTCATCAGGGTTATTTCCACAGACTTGACAAAAGTCCTCCAGAGCCATAGAAGaaattatacaactgttttcactaCCTAAGTAGTTGTGAGAGAATTGTGTAAATTTGTGAAGAgagatgttcaatgttcaattTATAAAGTATAGGTTACAAAGGAATGTTTTAATCTGAGCCTTGCCAAGATGATTTAATCTACAAGGCTTCTGTCAGTCTGACCCTCATGTTCTCTCAGGACATCTGCCAAAGACACCAGGGGGAAGAGATAAGGTAGCCTTGGGTGGACAACAACAgccattttctttatttacaatcTGAGTTCACTCTGACACTGTGGGCCCTCTTCACCCTCCCTCTCTGGTTGCATGAGCTATGCTACTCTATACGAACTGAGTGTGTACTCCTTTAAATTTTAGGTATGACTGTATCCATGTTTACACTGTGTCAAGGGCTTCTCTGACatcagatgtttgttttcaatGAATGTCATATACTCAATTAAGAATCAACTGGAGCCTGTGGagtttcttcatcatctttaTTCTTCATCAAAGTGTTATTGGTTAGACATTGATCAAGCACATGATTTCTTCAACAGTAGTAGTCTTAAGGTTGAGTAAAAAATCTGAgaaattggtggagtgcccctttaaaccTACAGAGAGGGGCTACAAGTAGGTGTTTTATCGAGGCAATagatgttattgttatttttaatattactgtTAATATTCAAGAGATTTAAACAGTGTTCAGTATATACAGAAGTCCAAAAGTTCACCTTCCCACAATAGAAGAGGAAATGGAAAGAGCCTGGGTTATGCTAGCAATatacacacttttttttcagttctccAAAAATGGTCTCCATCACTCAAATGAAAGACTTTAAACTTATGTCTAATCcctgaatttttatttttaacatttggaAATAGCTTGGTAAAATTCAATCTACAGTGTATTTTGATTTAGAGTTGGGTAATATAAAATACCCTCACTGATATAAATGGGGTGGGCAAAATTTTGGAAACTCCTCTCAGTGTAGCCTCCAAAAGGACTGTATAGTTGAATAAACACCTCTCTTAAAcagtttcaataaaaactgaacattgtaACCTtcataaaagtgaaaatcaaaAACCACACCGAGGTTTTCACAAAAGAGTCAGcattaaaatatgaacatgACCAGTTCTGAGTATGCATATACaaatttctgtttctgctgttttactTGTTCAGTTGCAGGAATCAGATTGGCATCTAGTCATTTCCCTCTGCTATACAGTTAactaaatttgacattttttaatgttgttgggCTTCACATGAGACAGGGAATTACAAGGTAGATAAGGAATGCAACCATCATAGCCTTAATAAGAGCACTTACAATGTCCCCGTGAcctttacaattacaattaaagAGTTAGATTGAGTTAAGTCTACAAGTATGCTGTCTACTGCTCTAAATAATTTCAAAAGCTTATAAGAAAATAAACTATAGtcagtaacattttaatttgtatatTAAGAAGTGTTTCACAAAGTTAAAGTTTTATATAGACATCTAGTCAAAACTGGATATATATGGAAATGACAAAAGTTAGATTAATTGACTGACTTTATTGATGATTTAAGTACAATACTACCCACACAGCAGATGCATAGTGTACATCACTATCCATTAACAGGTATCAATATTTTGGATCAATAAGGTTTTGCACAAAAAACTGGCATTTTCAAATCCACACACTACTCATACATTTGATGTAATTATAGCACGATCTCAAAATGTATCAAGgcatacaaaaatatatattctcaGTTGTAAAGCTATAGCCAATGCCAGTGACTGGTTTTGATTTGATCAAATTATTTGAGcaaatacagtaataatatttattaatcttaattCATAACTTGATTAGTAATAATCAATAAGATCAACacaaaaagactttaaaatagtATGATCAGAGTAAGTAATCTGTATTTACCTTTACCCCTCAAAACATTCAGTGCTATTCTAATTTTGTAAACATGTTATCAATTAAATAACCCATTCATCTTTACTTGCAAActtgattttattattaatattttattattttttctgcttcgtatctctgttttttttctaaatgaataGTACAACCACTGTCGATCATTTAACCATTATTGTCATCactttatattttacaaaaaaattaaaattttaaatattttactagGTCAGCTTTTTTATGTTCTGCTTTGAACCTTAATGTTCTTACTTCCTGTTGTGTTGTCTTCTTCCCCTCTGATGTTGTGTTTAAACTCTTTTGAACCTATCTCATAGTGTTTTAGAACAACAGAAGTGAAATTAGGCCACACTACAATTTAATGCTGCATGCAGAGGGTGAAAATGGAACAGAGGGCGGACAATTTTTGTATTGTGTAATGTATGTGCAGTCATACCTTGTCATAGTATCTCAGACATGGactgtctcctcctccttccagCCTCATTGCATTGAGGATATCAGCCAGTTCAGAGGGTGCGTTGCAGTCTTCCAGACATAGTGCCAGCACAGCGCTCTCCATCAGCCCcagtgatgctgctgctgcctcttctTGCCCCAGGACCTATTCCCTGATGGCAGCCCAGGTTTTGCGCTCCAGAGCTGGAAGGCTACAAATGGCAGAGGGATCATTCTGTTTTCCTGAACTAGGTTGGTCCACCACCTTAGCCAGATGGTTGTAGATGTCAATGAACGATCGAGCAGAAATTGGCCCACCAGTGCTGGGACGCCACAATATGTCAACAGGGAACACTCCTGTAGCACACGTGATGATGGCATGGAGGCTATCTGGGTAGACCTGGAAATGCCAAAGCTTCAGATTATTAGTATAGgttgatatatatatagatagatagatagatagatagatagatagatagatagatagatagatagataactttattaatcccaaagggaaattaatATGAGATTAGGGCAGGAGAGGAACTAATTCAGGATTCACCCTGACATGTTTGAAATTGAAAACCCCTAGTTATGTCCTGCCAGTAATCTTACCTTAATCTCATCTTGACTCCTGCCAGGGATCCGGCTAGCCCAAATACCTCAGACTGCTGGGTGCGCTCCATTGGCACATCACCCTCCAGCAACAAGGGCTCACTGCACAGCTTTGCTGCTGCccagagcagagcagctgccCTCTCTAACTGGAAACATCTCCTCTCCTTAGACAAGGGCAGCACAATGGGGAGGGCTGTGGAGATGGGCACAGGTTCAGCGCAAGACAGCAATCCCCTCTTGAACTGCTCCGTCACCCCATTCTCTCGGCCCACAGCACTGGTTGCTATTTTCTGGTGGGCCTCTTGAAGGAGCTCCCCCTGCTGCTCCAGTGTGCTTATGAACGCAGCGTAAAAGTCAGGAAGTAAAGTGAGCTGTAGGACATGGCCCACTTCTTGCAAGGTAACATCGAACTCTGGAACAGGGTAGTCGAGAGGGTTCATGCTGTTGATATGGTGGAGGcttggagaagagagaggaaagagagtcAGTTGTGCCACATCAATAGAAGATACTTCATTTTGTTGGTGTGTACACTGTAATAGACTGTAATGGAATAGCATACAATCATCACCTACAGTTGCCTGAGTTTAAACCATATTGTTGCACTTCAGTGCAAGCAGTATGAAAAAATTCTGACATTGAATCACAGGCCCTGCTGTTTGCTATTGTCTGAGCACCCTTGCCCAgaccaaaataaacacagcaacaaagaTTGTCTCTCAAGACTGTCAGACTAGtataacattacattttaatgtactAAAATGTGGAGTTTTGTGTTTagtaatttcagtgttatctgTAAAATATATGGATACCTAGAAGGTCTGATACCACCTAGGAAGACAGgcacaaaaaatacagaaaccaATAAATGCAGGAATAAAtcaacatgaaaagaaaataatttaaataatttcaaacattCCCTCAAACAGTGTGGTATGTCACAAATAATCATTGACAAAGTGTCTTGGTGAGGTTCTATCAACTTCTGGGGTATCTTTATCAGGAGCACCCCACTGCAGTAtatcatataaaacatttcagcacCATGTCACTGTCTACATTTCCTTTTAAATTATTGACATGATGTCCAATCTTCTAACAAATGATAAGTTGAGCCAGTAAGTAAATTATCTGATTCATGCTCAAGGGCCTGAAGGCTGTAACACAGGTCTCTTTGTGTATTAATAAGGTGAACATGGATGGAAAGCATCCAGattttccctctgtgtcagaCCTTACCCTGAACTGTACTGACTCTGACAGTAGTAATGATTATTTAACCATACACAGTATATTTCTAATTTTGTCTTTAGCCTATTAATACCACTTTTGCTGTGTGGACTTGACAAGGGACAAAAATGACCTGACATGGAGGAGGATGTCCAAAAGTGCAGATGATAGATTGTAAATTTATCTCAAGTGTTTCAAATTACTGGTATAATTATGTTATGGGTATTTCCTTTTTTACTTAGATATTtccaaagttgttgttttttttaaaaatttgacattaaaattTTAATTCTGCTTAATCAAACATACTGTTCAAATATCACTGCACAAGTGCTGGTAcacatattatttattacatttatttgttgcTGCATAATTAACAATTTATTGTAGACATTAGGATGTGCATAAAAATGATGTTACCTTAATTTGTAAATTTCTGAAATCTATCCAGTTGGAAGGATGGGGGAAGAGTCAGCGGAAAGAAAATTTGGTTTTAGTGCAAGCAGTTTGGCCATAATGCAGAGTCAGTGACTCCAATTTCCTTTCTGTACTTAAGACACTCATTCTTCAGactcactgtctgtctgcctgcctcttagtgtgtgtgtgtgtgtgtgtgtgtgtgtgtgtgtgtgtgtgtgtgtgtgtgtgtgtgtgcgcgcgcgcgcgcgtgaGTGCGCGCGCATATGTTCATATGTGTTTTTACCAAGTATTCCCCATGTTAAATCTGTTAACACAGTCATGATGTGGAGACTTGtctcccttatggggacaaaaagcaagtccccttaatgtaaatcatgtgtgtgtgtgtgtgtgtgtgtgtgtgtgtgcgtgtgtgcgtgtgtgtgtgtgtgtgtgtgtgtgtgtgtgtgtgtgtgtgtgtgtatgtatgtacacacTGAGTTTTTGTAACTCTTTTCCGGAACTTATTTCTAGTCATTCGAGGAAGCAGACATTAATCAAACAATAATACGATTCATAtcaatacagaaaataatgttaGAAAAagatatacaaaaatacaattcaGAAATTAAACTCAAATTATTGTTAGTAACAGATGACTATTCTGATTTGATTTACAGATGCGGTTCTCCATTTTAAGGAGAAACTGGCGTTTATgacaacaatgtaaaatatatcacatttttgtGCATGCAGGGATATAAAATGAGTTCAtaaaataatactgtataatcttttaatgtgtttgtgataTACATACTGTATCCCTTATGGATAATGACTGATGATTTTAGATAAATTAAAGagatataataaaaatgaaatagttttgtttgttttgctattttttctGGAATATAGGCCTGCTGTTTGGCAAATCCCTTTCAGTCCCGCAGTGTTACCAGCAGGAATCCTGCCTGTCAGTTTACACAATGCGGAGTACTCCGGACAGCTCCCTCAGGTCCCCGGATAGTAAGGACCTTGGACAGCGGTTGTTACGCAGTGACCGCAGGCTGATCCTCTGACAGACTTGAATCTTTATTACAGCAGGAGACAATATGCACTCCCGATTAACAGCCAGTCGCTGTTTTACGACACTTATCCGCAAAGTAGAATAACGTGTTGTAGTTCTCTTACATAGAGATGTATACACGCCATTTACTCTACATAGTCTGTAAACTGTGGATTAAGCATGGTTAAGGTTGGGGACCAAACTCATGAGGAAATTCCCGGATCCAACGCGCTAACTGCGGCTCGCACAGCCCCTAATTAATAGTAACTCAATGCAGCCGCAGTTTTCCATGTTAGAATATTTTTGAGTATGAATTTATAAAATCAGTCAGAAAATTAAGTAGATTTCATTTAATCAATTGTATTGCTTTTCCATAGTGgcttgttttttaattgtgcGTAAGAAATGAGGCAATGTGACATGATCTACGTTACAATAAAGGACATTAGAATATTGATGAGACTTCaggatatatttttatatatcccggaaaaaatgtataaactcattttgaaaatggaaaaaaaatataaagaggCAAAATGCATGATTTAGCATATAAGAAACAAACTTCAGCCTCCTAACAGGATTTCaggttttttgctttttcatatttactatttttgtctttgcagtTTACAGTTGACTGGAGTAGTTTTTGAACTGGCATTTGTGCTAGTTCAAATTTTAGATTGGATGATAAGAGAGATCAGGAcataaactgattttaaaatttacTGATAAGAATTTATGTACATGTTGTGACAGTGACTTAGGGGGaaattttatatatacagtactctgcaaaagttttaggcactttagatgtttagattatCATCcatattctgcagcatgacaatgaccctaaacatacagccagagagtcataaagaactatctttATCAACAAGAGGAACAAGGAGTCGTGCAACAAATCTCCCTCACAGAACCCTGATCTCAATGTCATGGAGTCActctgggattacatgaagaaacccctaaatccacagaagaactgtgggAACTTCcccaagatgcaggaacaaccaacctgaaagtacctgaaaaactgtgagtgggtgtactgaggagaactgctgctgttttaaaggcaaagctgctcacaccaTGTATTGTATGAAGTTTGTATGAAGTTTGATAAGTAAAAACTATTcattgcattatttttgaaagcatcctcattttacttttcatgcctaaaacttttgcacagtactgtatttatatttcaaaacacagggaaaaaaggaatgaaaaaaaaaccatagAAATAAACTtactttttttcatgtctgtgtagGTTTGCCTGGTGCCTGGTAGATGGGGCCTCTTGTGTATTCTCCTAATGCCAACCTTTATATATTGCCTGCCCCTATTATCTGCCCCTTAATCCTAAAACTCAAATGGAAACTAGAAGTGAAGGTGTGACCTCTGAATGTCGTGATTTCCCAGAAattgttttgtaaatgaatCCACTCTTAGTCCTGCACCCCTCCCTGAACAGTTCTGACTCTGCAAGAGCTGTCCATCTCCTTTCTGAATATCTCCACAACTGAAACACAGCTCTCACTGTTGGGTTGGGTTGCTGTTTATACTCTGATCTAATTTTTGTGTTAAAATATCTCACCTACGATATATTTGACAATATAGTATGTTAATAGTCAAATTCATACTACAAATTCATACTACAAAGGCACTTAAAactgttagtgtgtgttgtTGGTCATCACATTGTATTCATGTGAATTAGGAAAAAATGGTTatgtataaatgaaataaataaataaaatgatgtacTTTGCAGCTGTCTTTGATTGAAGTGGAAACATCTGCAGTACCATTTGAAAGGTCTTAAGGCTTACTTGACATTCAATTTGGAGGCGTTTgtggtttttatattttgatttagTCTTTTTTCGCTGTCTCATTGTCTCCTTGCTCCCTATGTCAGTATATAAATCACTGCTGACTGAACAAACTGTACATTATTGGGAAACAGATGAGTCAGTGACCTGTGACACTTCTCTAAGGAAACACATGATAGTAATATCACGTTAACAATACTTCCCACTTAAGCTGTAATgtaaaaaagtcacaaaaaagaCTAAACTTTACAAACAGTTTCACACTGAGCTGTATCAATAATCACATTTTCCTGTGAAGGGAGCCTTAGAGTGGGAGGTTGGCCTGATGCCCGGTAGATGGGGTGTCTTGTGTATTTTCCTAATGTCAGTGTTTATATATTGCCTACCTCTATTATCTGCCCCATCATCCCAACACTCAAACTGAAACTTGAAGGGAAAGTGTGACCTCTGAAACTCATGATTTCCCATAAATCAACCCATTCTTAGTCCTGCACCTCCCTGAGCAGTGCTGCCTCTGCAGGAGCTGTCCATCGTGTTTCTGAAGCCACCTACAAATGAAACAAAGCTCTTACTGTTGGGCTGGGTTGCTGTTTATACATGATAATGATATGtatgttaatgtaaaaaaaaaaaaaagaaaagaaaaagactaaTCTTTACAAACTATTTCATACTGAGCTGTAGCAATAGTCACATTTTCCTCTGAAGGTAGCCTTAGATGTCACAGGTGGGTATTGATAACTCCAGCTATAGAATTAATGACACAATACATCACATCAG is from Thunnus maccoyii chromosome 18, fThuMac1.1, whole genome shotgun sequence and encodes:
- the LOC121884967 gene encoding thiosulfate sulfurtransferase-like isoform X2, whose amino-acid sequence is MGVRTQALVSAKWLVNLVNRNVVGPRLRVLDTSWYLPMMKRDGKKEFTQSHIPGASFFDIDECSDRTSQFDHMLPTEEFFADYVGNLGIENDSHVVVYDASDLGAFSCTRVWWMFRLFGHPQVSVLDGGFRNWVREGHPVTGAHTKPEPTHFTATMNRSWVKSFGDITDNITTQQFQVVDVRPYARFHGKEPEPREAGHEDSGGQPEDRTDSLGAGRDRADEWSCPGGRPEGKTDGWSRSGG
- the LOC121884967 gene encoding thiosulfate sulfurtransferase-like isoform X1, translated to MGVRTQALVSAKWLVNLVNRNVVGPRLRVLDTSWYLPMMKRDGKKEFTQSHIPGASFFDIDECSDRTSQFDHMLPTEEFFADYVGNLGIENDSHVVVYDASDLGAFSCTRVWWMFRLFGHPQVSVLDGGFRNWVREGHPVTGAHTKPEPTHFTATMNRSWVKSFGDITDNITTQQFQVVDVRPYARFHGKEPEPREGVQPGHIPGSKCMPFYMFLDDDGMMLSTEELQKFFKKSQVDLNKPICGSCGSGVTACHMVLAAHLCGAPEASVYDGSWYEWFTKAPPEHVVSSVKSKL